In Papaver somniferum cultivar HN1 chromosome 1, ASM357369v1, whole genome shotgun sequence, a genomic segment contains:
- the LOC113348262 gene encoding 3-hydroxyisobutyryl-CoA hydrolase-like protein 5, whose translation MESSPREVVLREDANTHVRLITLNRPRQLNVISPKVVSLLAESLEQWEKDDNVELVLFKGNGRAYSAGGDLKVFYDGRDSYDACLEVVYRMYWLCYHNHTYKKNQVALVHGFSMGGGASLMVPMKFSVVTEKTIFSMPEASIGFHTDCSFSYILSRLPGSLGEYLALTGARLNGIELVSVGLATHYVLSEKLPELEKRLIDLNLGEEHTVKSVIEEFSLDVKPDAGSILNKQATIDKCFSKGSLEEIFESFESEAKNEENEWIPAVLKGLKRSAPTGLKITLRSVREGREQTLPECLKKEFRLTINILRKLISGDLYEGIRALTIDKDNSPMWNPASLEEVTSEKLDLVFQPFKEDLELFIPTAAESRRDGKYENSVYASSNTTLARNP comes from the exons CTCCGA GAGAG GTTGTTCTTAGAGAAGATGCGAACACGCATGTGAGATTGATCACTTTGAATAGACCTCGTCAATTGAATGTCATCTCACCCAAAGTG GTTTCCCTGCTAGCTGAATCTCTAGAGCAATGGGAGAAAGATGATAACGTTGAGCTTGTTTTATTCAAG GGAAATGGACGTGCTTATTCTGCTGGTGGGGATTTAAAAGTGTTTTATGATGGAAGGGATTCGT ATGATGCATGCCTTGAGGTTGTGTACAGGATGTATTGGCTGTGTTATCACAATCACACCTACAAAAAAAA CCAGGTGGCTCTTGTTCATGGATTCTCAATGGGTGGAGGTGCATCACTGATGGTCCCAATGAAGTTCTCAGTAGTCACAGAAAAAACG ATTTTTTCAATGCCAGAAGCAAGTATAGGATTTCACACTGATTGCAGTTTCTCCTACATTCTTTCTCGTCTCCCTGGGTCTTTGG GTGAATACTTGGCCTTAACAGGCGCTCGACTTAACGGGATAGAGTTAGTTTCAGTGGGTCTTGCCACTCATTATGTCCTTTCCGAG AAATTGCCTGAGCTTGAGAAGCGCCTGATAGATTTAAATTTAGGAGAAGAACACACAGTCAAATCAGTGATTGAAGAATTCTCCTTAGATGTTAAACCTGATGCAGGCAGCATCTTAAACAA GCAGGCAACGATTGACAAGTGTTTCTCAAAGGGGTCACTAGAGGAGATATTTGAATCATTC gaatctGAGGcaaagaatgaagaaaatgaatggATTCCTGCAGTGCTTAAGGGCTTGAAGAGATCGGCCCCAACAGGATTAAAAATAACATTAAGATCG GTTCGAGAAGGAAGGGAGCAAACTCTACCCGAGTGTCTGAAGAAGGAATTCAGGCTCACAATTAACATACTAAGAAAATTAATATCTGGCGACCTCTATGAG GGTATTCGAGCCTTGACAATTGACAAAGACAATTCCCCGATG TGGAACCCAGCTTCTTTGGAGGAGGTAACCAGTGAGAAGTTAGACCTGGTTTTCCAGCCTTTCAAGGAAGACTTGGAGCTTTTCATTCCCACCGCAGCAGAAAGCAG AAGGGATGGCAAGTATGAGAATTCAGTCTATGCTAGCTCAAACACAACACTGGCTCGAAATCCTTAG